In one Scomber japonicus isolate fScoJap1 chromosome 6, fScoJap1.pri, whole genome shotgun sequence genomic region, the following are encoded:
- the phldb1b gene encoding pleckstrin homology-like domain family B member 1 isoform X2, with the protein MLCFGQSAFFRFNHPEEAFRMKSMMPQGGSVSTGDYRLCADTESLVNGNHQASPAQSPPAPGERVQSEHSAIVSSIEKDLQDIMDSLVMDDPQPSSSDAKKPPGGQPIPHSPLSPMVNGGGRYLLSPPTSPGAMSVGSSYENTSPPFSPLSSPSAASSGSFTSPSPSGGPQDQSSSLPPVPVRSSSYNFTTQPPPVPQPRTILPNFSSGGAGQKVQESPRLQRKVLADAPPSPKPSRRGLGQDGSESPRLLSSNESLSSRNIVPSSPRLTPKFPTCPSPSPSSPRTKTTTVLQERPASPFREQTSLADRSLTSSPSRQLSQTTRAFQPPLDPIVHIIQGSPVQQHPRSLQPPESPRISRRNLELNGGSSGSGSMRELPPLSPSMARRGVPVLPGALPGTIPTLRTPDSPSGLGKLVPESPRLRRKTGSTSEEPTCSRGIRARSPSPTSLMMEGSSGGGGRKASFGNSLSPAYSLGSLPGSSPVSSPRSHRKMSTGRPHPGMRERKNSITEISDNEDELLEYHRRQREERLREQEMERLERQRLETILNLCAEYNKGESPGLDPMGSGRAGFPGALGDGSSGRRPSMENVLGGTLSPATLRLAQRQRESDEENLKEECSSTESTHQEVRTSPALSTASALHNGDRQHEDSSSSGSAGRLELGYLEDERVRVLARIDELKGRLTELEQQLQESKQEAEMERALLQGERQAELDQMEAETDIIAQLQQKLDELENAIQREKDKERANVEAERRALQSLQEGYAELKNQLHNCPESLREQLQEQLKRDGEALEAGTKKFEDLEFQQLERESSLEEERETISQQLLQERAEYHSNVAKRKEKVSALENQAHQLGLQASQECERLAKDRTITVQMLQKEKERLSALEKRYHSLTGGKSFPKSSTAMREVFRSKLDSDPGQSSYQPRSGSGSPLQHGAATLGRNSSSKSPLLAANSTGSLPRNLAATLQDIETKRQLALQQKGQQVIDEQRRRLAELKQRAAAEAQCQWEALHGSQTHLLTSSTPSPSYSPALSHSSIGGPPLVHHSILHHQPPSAGEQPYDTLSLESSDSMDTSVSTGNNSACSPDNMSSFGGVDTLKIEEMEKMLKEAQLEKARLIESRERESHARRQMLEEERRRREEAEKRLQDETFHRQQLVEKEVKMRSKNFSQARPMTRYLPIRKEEFDLRTHVETSGHNVETCYHVILTEKMCKGYLVKMGGKIKSWKKRWFVFDRLKRTFSYYVDKHETKLKGVIYFQAIEEVYYDHLRSATKSPNPSLTFCVKTHDRLYYMVAPSAEAMRIWMDVIVTGAEGYTQFMN; encoded by the exons ATACAGAGAGCTTGGTCAATGGGAATCATCAGGCCAGTCCAGCCCAGTCTCCCCCAGCTCCTGGAGAAAGAGTCCAGTCTGAGCACAGTGCAATTGTCAGCTCTATTGAGAAGGACCTCCAGGACATCATGGACTCTCTAGTCATGGATGACCCTCAGCCTTCCTCCTCAGACGCCAAAAAGCCTCCTGGAGGCCAACCCATTCCCCACTCACCCCTGTCGCCCATGGTCAATGGAGGGGGCCGATATCTGCTGTCCCCTCCTACCAGCCCAGGGGCCATGTCCGTGGGGTCCAGCTATGAGAATACATCCCCGcccttctcccctctctcctccccctcagCGGCCAGCAGTGGGAGCTTTACCAGCCCGTCTCCTAGTGGAGGACCCCAGGACCAGAGTTCTTCTCTGCCGCCAGTGCCTGTACGCTCCTCTAGCTACAACTTCACCACCCAGCCTCCGCCTGTACCACAGCCACGGACCATACTGCCTAACTTCAGCAGCGGTGGGGCGGGACAGAAGGTACAAGAAAGCCCCAGGTTGCAAAGGAAGGTCTTAGCAGACGCTCCTCCGAGTCCCAAGCCGAGTCGCAGAGGACTAGGCCAAGATGGTTCAGAGAGCCCCAGACTTCTGTCCTCTAATGAATCTCTCAGTAGTAGAAACATTGTGCCAAGTAGCCCCAGACTCACTCCCAAATTCCCAACTTGTCCATCCCCGTCGCCCTCCAGCCCCAGGACCAAGACCACCACGGTGCTTCAGGAAAGGCCTGCCAGCCCCTTCCGAGAGCAGACCAGCCTAGCTGATCGCTCCCTCACCTCGAGCCCCTCCAGGCAGCTTTCCCAAACCACCAGAGCCTTCCAGCCTCCTCTGGACCCCATCGTCCACATTATCCAAGGATCCCCGGTCCAGCAGCATCCGCGTTCGCTGCAGCCCCCTGAAAGCCCTCGCATTTCCAGGAGGAACCTGGAGCTGAATGGGGGCAGCAGCGGGAGCGGCAGTATGAGAGAGCTTCCGCCTCTTAGTCCCTCCATGGCTCGGAGAGGGGTCCCGGTACTCCCAGGGGCGCTCCCAGGGACAATCCCCACCTTAAGGACTCCAGATAGCCCCTCAGGTCTGGGCAAACTAGTTCCAGAGAGTCCTAGGCTCAGACGTAAGACCGGATCTACATCCGAAGAGCCGACGTGCAGCAGGGGGATCCGAGCCCGCAGTCCCTCGCCTACCTCTCTGATGATGGAGGGTAGTAGCGGCGGGGGGGGAAGGAAAGCGAGCTTCGGGAATTCCCTGTCGCCCGCTTACAGTCTAGGCTCTCTGCCCGGCTCATCTCCCGTGTCCAGCCCCAGGAGCCACAGGAAGATGTCCACTGGGAGACCACACCCAGGgatgagggagaggaagaacagCATCACAGAGATCAGCGACAACGAGGACGAGCTGCTGGAGTACCAccggagacagagggaggagaggctCCGAGAGCAGGAAATGGAGAGACTG gAGAGGCAGCGACTGGAGACCATCCTCAACCTCTGTGCCGAATACAACAAAGGAGAGAGCCCCGGCCTGGACCCCATGGGCTCAGGGAGGGCAGGTTTCCCCGGAGCGCTGGGAGACGGCTCCTCGGGGCGGAGGCCGTCCATGGAGAACGTCCTGGGAGGGACCCTGTCTCCAGCCACGCTACGCCTGGCgcagaggcagagggagagcgACGAGGAGAACCTGAAGGAGGAGTGTAGTAGCACAGAGAGCACTCATCAGGAGGTGAGGACATCTCCCGCTCTCAGTACAGCATCAGCACTGCAcaatggagacagacag CACGAGGACTCGTCCAGCTCGGGCAGCGCCGGCCGACTGGAGCTGGGTTACCTGGAGGACGAGCGGGTCCGCGTCCTGGCTCGGATCGACGAGCTTAAAGGCCGGCTGACGGAGCTGGAGCAGCAACTCCAAGAGTCCAAACAAGAG GCAGAGATGGAGCGCGCCTTGCTGCAGGGAGAGAGGCAGGCGGAGCTGGACCAGATGGAGGCCGAAACGGACATCATCGCCCAGTTGCAGCAGAAGCTCGACGAGCTGGAGAATGCAATCCAGAGGGAGAAAGACAAG GAGAGGGCTAATGTTGAGGCAGAGCGCCGGGCCCTGCAGAGCCTCCAGGAGGGTTACGCTGAGCTGAAGAACCAGCTTCATAACTGTCCCGAGTCCCTGCGGGAACAGTTGCAGGAACAGCTCAAAAGG GACGGAGAGGCGCTGGAAGCAGGAACCAAAAAGTTTGAGGACCTGGAGtttcagcagctggagagagagagcagcctggaggaggagagagaaaccaTCAGccagcagctgctgcaggagagAGCAGAGTACCACAGCAACGTGGCCAAGAGGAAG GAGAAAGTGTCTGCTCTGGAGAACCAGGCCCACCAGCTGGGCCTGCAGGCGTCTCAGGAGTGTGAGCGGCTCGCCAAAGACAGAACCATCACAGTGCAAATGCTCCAGAAG GAGAAGGAGAGGCTGTCAGCTCTGGAAAAGAGATACCACAGCCTGACCGGAGGGAAGAGCTTCCCGAAGTCGTCCACGGCgatgagagag GTGTTCCGCTCCAAGCTGGACAGTGATCCAGGACAGTCCTCTTATCAGCCCAGATCAGGCTCTGGATCCCCTCTGCAGCACGGAGCAGCAACACTGGGACGCAACTCAAGCTCCAAG AGCCCTCTGCTGGCGGCCAACAGTACTGGCAGTCTGCCCCGGAACCTGGCTGCCACTCTGCAGGACATCGAGACCAAGAGACAGCTGGCTCTGCAGCAGAAAG GTCAGCAGGTTATCGACGAGCAGCGCCGTCGCCTGGCCGAGCTCAAGCAGCGAGCGGCGGCGGAGGCTCAGTGCCAGTGGGAGGCGCTCCACGGCTCGCAGActcacctcctcacctcctccacccCGTCGCCCTCCTACTCCCCCGCGCTGAGCCACAGCTCCATAGGGGGCCCTCCTTTAGTGCACCACTCCATCCTGCACCACCAGCCCCCCTCAGCCGGAGAGCAGCCCTACGACACACTGAGCCTGGAGAGCTCCGACAGCATGGACACCAGCGTGTCGACGGGGAACAACTCCGCCTGCTCACCTGATAACATGTctag CTTCGGAGGAGTGGACACGCTGAAGATagaggagatggagaaaatGCTGAAGGAGGCACAGCTAGAGAAAGCCAGACTTATTGAATCTCGG GAACGGGAGAGCCACGCTCGCCGtcagatgctggaggaggagaggaggaggagggaggaggcggAGAAGAGACTGCAGGACGAAACTTTCCACCGGCAGCAGCTGGTGGAGAAGGAGGTCAAGATGAGGTCCAAGAACTTCTCTCAG GCCCGTCCTATGACTCGCTACCTGCCCATCAGAAAGGAGGAGTTTGACCTGCGCACCCACGTGGAGACATCGGGTCACAACGTGGAAACCTGCTACCACGTCATCCTCACTGAGAAGATGTGTAAGGGCTACCTGGTCAAGATGGGAGGCAAGATCAAGTCCTGGAAGAAACGCTGGTTTGTCTTCGACCGCCTCAAAAGGACCTTCTCCTACTATGTTG
- the phldb1b gene encoding pleckstrin homology-like domain family B member 1 isoform X4, translated as MLCFGQSAFFRFNHPEEAFRMKSMMPQGGSVSTGDYRLCADTESLVNGNHQASPAQSPPAPGERVQSEHSAIVSSIEKDLQDIMDSLVMDDPQPSSSDAKKPPGGQPIPHSPLSPMVNGGGRYLLSPPTSPGAMSVGSSYENTSPPFSPLSSPSAASSGSFTSPSPSGGPQDQSSSLPPVPVRSSSYNFTTQPPPVPQPRTILPNFSSGGAGQKVQESPRLQRKVLADAPPSPKPSRRGLGQDGSESPRLLSSNESLSSRNIVPSSPRLTPKFPTCPSPSPSSPRTKTTTVLQERPASPFREQTSLADRSLTSSPSRQLSQTTRAFQPPLDPIVHIIQGSPVQQHPRSLQPPESPRISRRNLELNGGSSGSGSMRELPPLSPSMARRGVPVLPGALPGTIPTLRTPDSPSGLGKLVPESPRLRRKTGSTSEEPTCSRGIRARSPSPTSLMMEGSSGGGGRKASFGNSLSPAYSLGSLPGSSPVSSPRSHRKMSTGRPHPGMRERKNSITEISDNEDELLEYHRRQREERLREQEMERLERQRLETILNLCAEYNKGESPGLDPMGSGRAGFPGALGDGSSGRRPSMENVLGGTLSPATLRLAQRQRESDEENLKEECSSTESTHQEVRTSPALSTASALHNGDRQHEDSSSSGSAGRLELGYLEDERVRVLARIDELKGRLTELEQQLQESKQEAEMERALLQGERQAELDQMEAETDIIAQLQQKLDELENAIQREKDKDGEALEAGTKKFEDLEFQQLERESSLEEERETISQQLLQERAEYHSNVAKRKEKVSALENQAHQLGLQASQECERLAKDRTITVQMLQKEKERLSALEKRYHSLTGGKSFPKSSTAMREVFRSKLDSDPGQSSYQPRSGSGSPLQHGAATLGRNSSSKQSPLLAANSTGSLPRNLAATLQDIETKRQLALQQKGQQVIDEQRRRLAELKQRAAAEAQCQWEALHGSQTHLLTSSTPSPSYSPALSHSSIGGPPLVHHSILHHQPPSAGEQPYDTLSLESSDSMDTSVSTGNNSACSPDNMSSFGGVDTLKIEEMEKMLKEAQLEKARLIESRERESHARRQMLEEERRRREEAEKRLQDETFHRQQLVEKEVKMRSKNFSQARPMTRYLPIRKEEFDLRTHVETSGHNVETCYHVILTEKMCKGYLVKMGGKIKSWKKRWFVFDRLKRTFSYYVDKHETKLKGVIYFQAIEEVYYDHLRSATKSPNPSLTFCVKTHDRLYYMVAPSAEAMRIWMDVIVTGAEGYTQFMN; from the exons ATACAGAGAGCTTGGTCAATGGGAATCATCAGGCCAGTCCAGCCCAGTCTCCCCCAGCTCCTGGAGAAAGAGTCCAGTCTGAGCACAGTGCAATTGTCAGCTCTATTGAGAAGGACCTCCAGGACATCATGGACTCTCTAGTCATGGATGACCCTCAGCCTTCCTCCTCAGACGCCAAAAAGCCTCCTGGAGGCCAACCCATTCCCCACTCACCCCTGTCGCCCATGGTCAATGGAGGGGGCCGATATCTGCTGTCCCCTCCTACCAGCCCAGGGGCCATGTCCGTGGGGTCCAGCTATGAGAATACATCCCCGcccttctcccctctctcctccccctcagCGGCCAGCAGTGGGAGCTTTACCAGCCCGTCTCCTAGTGGAGGACCCCAGGACCAGAGTTCTTCTCTGCCGCCAGTGCCTGTACGCTCCTCTAGCTACAACTTCACCACCCAGCCTCCGCCTGTACCACAGCCACGGACCATACTGCCTAACTTCAGCAGCGGTGGGGCGGGACAGAAGGTACAAGAAAGCCCCAGGTTGCAAAGGAAGGTCTTAGCAGACGCTCCTCCGAGTCCCAAGCCGAGTCGCAGAGGACTAGGCCAAGATGGTTCAGAGAGCCCCAGACTTCTGTCCTCTAATGAATCTCTCAGTAGTAGAAACATTGTGCCAAGTAGCCCCAGACTCACTCCCAAATTCCCAACTTGTCCATCCCCGTCGCCCTCCAGCCCCAGGACCAAGACCACCACGGTGCTTCAGGAAAGGCCTGCCAGCCCCTTCCGAGAGCAGACCAGCCTAGCTGATCGCTCCCTCACCTCGAGCCCCTCCAGGCAGCTTTCCCAAACCACCAGAGCCTTCCAGCCTCCTCTGGACCCCATCGTCCACATTATCCAAGGATCCCCGGTCCAGCAGCATCCGCGTTCGCTGCAGCCCCCTGAAAGCCCTCGCATTTCCAGGAGGAACCTGGAGCTGAATGGGGGCAGCAGCGGGAGCGGCAGTATGAGAGAGCTTCCGCCTCTTAGTCCCTCCATGGCTCGGAGAGGGGTCCCGGTACTCCCAGGGGCGCTCCCAGGGACAATCCCCACCTTAAGGACTCCAGATAGCCCCTCAGGTCTGGGCAAACTAGTTCCAGAGAGTCCTAGGCTCAGACGTAAGACCGGATCTACATCCGAAGAGCCGACGTGCAGCAGGGGGATCCGAGCCCGCAGTCCCTCGCCTACCTCTCTGATGATGGAGGGTAGTAGCGGCGGGGGGGGAAGGAAAGCGAGCTTCGGGAATTCCCTGTCGCCCGCTTACAGTCTAGGCTCTCTGCCCGGCTCATCTCCCGTGTCCAGCCCCAGGAGCCACAGGAAGATGTCCACTGGGAGACCACACCCAGGgatgagggagaggaagaacagCATCACAGAGATCAGCGACAACGAGGACGAGCTGCTGGAGTACCAccggagacagagggaggagaggctCCGAGAGCAGGAAATGGAGAGACTG gAGAGGCAGCGACTGGAGACCATCCTCAACCTCTGTGCCGAATACAACAAAGGAGAGAGCCCCGGCCTGGACCCCATGGGCTCAGGGAGGGCAGGTTTCCCCGGAGCGCTGGGAGACGGCTCCTCGGGGCGGAGGCCGTCCATGGAGAACGTCCTGGGAGGGACCCTGTCTCCAGCCACGCTACGCCTGGCgcagaggcagagggagagcgACGAGGAGAACCTGAAGGAGGAGTGTAGTAGCACAGAGAGCACTCATCAGGAGGTGAGGACATCTCCCGCTCTCAGTACAGCATCAGCACTGCAcaatggagacagacag CACGAGGACTCGTCCAGCTCGGGCAGCGCCGGCCGACTGGAGCTGGGTTACCTGGAGGACGAGCGGGTCCGCGTCCTGGCTCGGATCGACGAGCTTAAAGGCCGGCTGACGGAGCTGGAGCAGCAACTCCAAGAGTCCAAACAAGAG GCAGAGATGGAGCGCGCCTTGCTGCAGGGAGAGAGGCAGGCGGAGCTGGACCAGATGGAGGCCGAAACGGACATCATCGCCCAGTTGCAGCAGAAGCTCGACGAGCTGGAGAATGCAATCCAGAGGGAGAAAGACAAG GACGGAGAGGCGCTGGAAGCAGGAACCAAAAAGTTTGAGGACCTGGAGtttcagcagctggagagagagagcagcctggaggaggagagagaaaccaTCAGccagcagctgctgcaggagagAGCAGAGTACCACAGCAACGTGGCCAAGAGGAAG GAGAAAGTGTCTGCTCTGGAGAACCAGGCCCACCAGCTGGGCCTGCAGGCGTCTCAGGAGTGTGAGCGGCTCGCCAAAGACAGAACCATCACAGTGCAAATGCTCCAGAAG GAGAAGGAGAGGCTGTCAGCTCTGGAAAAGAGATACCACAGCCTGACCGGAGGGAAGAGCTTCCCGAAGTCGTCCACGGCgatgagagag GTGTTCCGCTCCAAGCTGGACAGTGATCCAGGACAGTCCTCTTATCAGCCCAGATCAGGCTCTGGATCCCCTCTGCAGCACGGAGCAGCAACACTGGGACGCAACTCAAGCTCCAAG CAGAGCCCTCTGCTGGCGGCCAACAGTACTGGCAGTCTGCCCCGGAACCTGGCTGCCACTCTGCAGGACATCGAGACCAAGAGACAGCTGGCTCTGCAGCAGAAAG GTCAGCAGGTTATCGACGAGCAGCGCCGTCGCCTGGCCGAGCTCAAGCAGCGAGCGGCGGCGGAGGCTCAGTGCCAGTGGGAGGCGCTCCACGGCTCGCAGActcacctcctcacctcctccacccCGTCGCCCTCCTACTCCCCCGCGCTGAGCCACAGCTCCATAGGGGGCCCTCCTTTAGTGCACCACTCCATCCTGCACCACCAGCCCCCCTCAGCCGGAGAGCAGCCCTACGACACACTGAGCCTGGAGAGCTCCGACAGCATGGACACCAGCGTGTCGACGGGGAACAACTCCGCCTGCTCACCTGATAACATGTctag CTTCGGAGGAGTGGACACGCTGAAGATagaggagatggagaaaatGCTGAAGGAGGCACAGCTAGAGAAAGCCAGACTTATTGAATCTCGG GAACGGGAGAGCCACGCTCGCCGtcagatgctggaggaggagaggaggaggagggaggaggcggAGAAGAGACTGCAGGACGAAACTTTCCACCGGCAGCAGCTGGTGGAGAAGGAGGTCAAGATGAGGTCCAAGAACTTCTCTCAG GCCCGTCCTATGACTCGCTACCTGCCCATCAGAAAGGAGGAGTTTGACCTGCGCACCCACGTGGAGACATCGGGTCACAACGTGGAAACCTGCTACCACGTCATCCTCACTGAGAAGATGTGTAAGGGCTACCTGGTCAAGATGGGAGGCAAGATCAAGTCCTGGAAGAAACGCTGGTTTGTCTTCGACCGCCTCAAAAGGACCTTCTCCTACTATGTTG
- the phldb1b gene encoding pleckstrin homology-like domain family B member 1 isoform X3 yields the protein MLCFGQSAFFRFNHPEEAFRMKSMMPQGGSVSTGDYRLCADTESLVNGNHQASPAQSPPAPGERVQSEHSAIVSSIEKDLQDIMDSLVMDDPQPSSSDAKKPPGGQPIPHSPLSPMVNGGGRYLLSPPTSPGAMSVGSSYENTSPPFSPLSSPSAASSGSFTSPSPSGGPQDQSSSLPPVPVRSSSYNFTTQPPPVPQPRTILPNFSSGGAGQKVQESPRLQRKVLADAPPSPKPSRRGLGQDGSESPRLLSSNESLSSRNIVPSSPRLTPKFPTCPSPSPSSPRTKTTTVLQERPASPFREQTSLADRSLTSSPSRQLSQTTRAFQPPLDPIVHIIQGSPVQQHPRSLQPPESPRISRRNLELNGGSSGSGSMRELPPLSPSMARRGVPVLPGALPGTIPTLRTPDSPSGLGKLVPESPRLRRKTGSTSEEPTCSRGIRARSPSPTSLMMEGSSGGGGRKASFGNSLSPAYSLGSLPGSSPVSSPRSHRKMSTGRPHPGMRERKNSITEISDNEDELLEYHRRQREERLREQEMERLERQRLETILNLCAEYNKGESPGLDPMGSGRAGFPGALGDGSSGRRPSMENVLGGTLSPATLRLAQRQRESDEENLKEECSSTESTHQEHEDSSSSGSAGRLELGYLEDERVRVLARIDELKGRLTELEQQLQESKQEAEMERALLQGERQAELDQMEAETDIIAQLQQKLDELENAIQREKDKERANVEAERRALQSLQEGYAELKNQLHNCPESLREQLQEQLKRDGEALEAGTKKFEDLEFQQLERESSLEEERETISQQLLQERAEYHSNVAKRKEKVSALENQAHQLGLQASQECERLAKDRTITVQMLQKEKERLSALEKRYHSLTGGKSFPKSSTAMREVFRSKLDSDPGQSSYQPRSGSGSPLQHGAATLGRNSSSKQSPLLAANSTGSLPRNLAATLQDIETKRQLALQQKGQQVIDEQRRRLAELKQRAAAEAQCQWEALHGSQTHLLTSSTPSPSYSPALSHSSIGGPPLVHHSILHHQPPSAGEQPYDTLSLESSDSMDTSVSTGNNSACSPDNMSSFGGVDTLKIEEMEKMLKEAQLEKARLIESRERESHARRQMLEEERRRREEAEKRLQDETFHRQQLVEKEVKMRSKNFSQARPMTRYLPIRKEEFDLRTHVETSGHNVETCYHVILTEKMCKGYLVKMGGKIKSWKKRWFVFDRLKRTFSYYVDKHETKLKGVIYFQAIEEVYYDHLRSATKSPNPSLTFCVKTHDRLYYMVAPSAEAMRIWMDVIVTGAEGYTQFMN from the exons ATACAGAGAGCTTGGTCAATGGGAATCATCAGGCCAGTCCAGCCCAGTCTCCCCCAGCTCCTGGAGAAAGAGTCCAGTCTGAGCACAGTGCAATTGTCAGCTCTATTGAGAAGGACCTCCAGGACATCATGGACTCTCTAGTCATGGATGACCCTCAGCCTTCCTCCTCAGACGCCAAAAAGCCTCCTGGAGGCCAACCCATTCCCCACTCACCCCTGTCGCCCATGGTCAATGGAGGGGGCCGATATCTGCTGTCCCCTCCTACCAGCCCAGGGGCCATGTCCGTGGGGTCCAGCTATGAGAATACATCCCCGcccttctcccctctctcctccccctcagCGGCCAGCAGTGGGAGCTTTACCAGCCCGTCTCCTAGTGGAGGACCCCAGGACCAGAGTTCTTCTCTGCCGCCAGTGCCTGTACGCTCCTCTAGCTACAACTTCACCACCCAGCCTCCGCCTGTACCACAGCCACGGACCATACTGCCTAACTTCAGCAGCGGTGGGGCGGGACAGAAGGTACAAGAAAGCCCCAGGTTGCAAAGGAAGGTCTTAGCAGACGCTCCTCCGAGTCCCAAGCCGAGTCGCAGAGGACTAGGCCAAGATGGTTCAGAGAGCCCCAGACTTCTGTCCTCTAATGAATCTCTCAGTAGTAGAAACATTGTGCCAAGTAGCCCCAGACTCACTCCCAAATTCCCAACTTGTCCATCCCCGTCGCCCTCCAGCCCCAGGACCAAGACCACCACGGTGCTTCAGGAAAGGCCTGCCAGCCCCTTCCGAGAGCAGACCAGCCTAGCTGATCGCTCCCTCACCTCGAGCCCCTCCAGGCAGCTTTCCCAAACCACCAGAGCCTTCCAGCCTCCTCTGGACCCCATCGTCCACATTATCCAAGGATCCCCGGTCCAGCAGCATCCGCGTTCGCTGCAGCCCCCTGAAAGCCCTCGCATTTCCAGGAGGAACCTGGAGCTGAATGGGGGCAGCAGCGGGAGCGGCAGTATGAGAGAGCTTCCGCCTCTTAGTCCCTCCATGGCTCGGAGAGGGGTCCCGGTACTCCCAGGGGCGCTCCCAGGGACAATCCCCACCTTAAGGACTCCAGATAGCCCCTCAGGTCTGGGCAAACTAGTTCCAGAGAGTCCTAGGCTCAGACGTAAGACCGGATCTACATCCGAAGAGCCGACGTGCAGCAGGGGGATCCGAGCCCGCAGTCCCTCGCCTACCTCTCTGATGATGGAGGGTAGTAGCGGCGGGGGGGGAAGGAAAGCGAGCTTCGGGAATTCCCTGTCGCCCGCTTACAGTCTAGGCTCTCTGCCCGGCTCATCTCCCGTGTCCAGCCCCAGGAGCCACAGGAAGATGTCCACTGGGAGACCACACCCAGGgatgagggagaggaagaacagCATCACAGAGATCAGCGACAACGAGGACGAGCTGCTGGAGTACCAccggagacagagggaggagaggctCCGAGAGCAGGAAATGGAGAGACTG gAGAGGCAGCGACTGGAGACCATCCTCAACCTCTGTGCCGAATACAACAAAGGAGAGAGCCCCGGCCTGGACCCCATGGGCTCAGGGAGGGCAGGTTTCCCCGGAGCGCTGGGAGACGGCTCCTCGGGGCGGAGGCCGTCCATGGAGAACGTCCTGGGAGGGACCCTGTCTCCAGCCACGCTACGCCTGGCgcagaggcagagggagagcgACGAGGAGAACCTGAAGGAGGAGTGTAGTAGCACAGAGAGCACTCATCAGGAG CACGAGGACTCGTCCAGCTCGGGCAGCGCCGGCCGACTGGAGCTGGGTTACCTGGAGGACGAGCGGGTCCGCGTCCTGGCTCGGATCGACGAGCTTAAAGGCCGGCTGACGGAGCTGGAGCAGCAACTCCAAGAGTCCAAACAAGAG GCAGAGATGGAGCGCGCCTTGCTGCAGGGAGAGAGGCAGGCGGAGCTGGACCAGATGGAGGCCGAAACGGACATCATCGCCCAGTTGCAGCAGAAGCTCGACGAGCTGGAGAATGCAATCCAGAGGGAGAAAGACAAG GAGAGGGCTAATGTTGAGGCAGAGCGCCGGGCCCTGCAGAGCCTCCAGGAGGGTTACGCTGAGCTGAAGAACCAGCTTCATAACTGTCCCGAGTCCCTGCGGGAACAGTTGCAGGAACAGCTCAAAAGG GACGGAGAGGCGCTGGAAGCAGGAACCAAAAAGTTTGAGGACCTGGAGtttcagcagctggagagagagagcagcctggaggaggagagagaaaccaTCAGccagcagctgctgcaggagagAGCAGAGTACCACAGCAACGTGGCCAAGAGGAAG GAGAAAGTGTCTGCTCTGGAGAACCAGGCCCACCAGCTGGGCCTGCAGGCGTCTCAGGAGTGTGAGCGGCTCGCCAAAGACAGAACCATCACAGTGCAAATGCTCCAGAAG GAGAAGGAGAGGCTGTCAGCTCTGGAAAAGAGATACCACAGCCTGACCGGAGGGAAGAGCTTCCCGAAGTCGTCCACGGCgatgagagag GTGTTCCGCTCCAAGCTGGACAGTGATCCAGGACAGTCCTCTTATCAGCCCAGATCAGGCTCTGGATCCCCTCTGCAGCACGGAGCAGCAACACTGGGACGCAACTCAAGCTCCAAG CAGAGCCCTCTGCTGGCGGCCAACAGTACTGGCAGTCTGCCCCGGAACCTGGCTGCCACTCTGCAGGACATCGAGACCAAGAGACAGCTGGCTCTGCAGCAGAAAG GTCAGCAGGTTATCGACGAGCAGCGCCGTCGCCTGGCCGAGCTCAAGCAGCGAGCGGCGGCGGAGGCTCAGTGCCAGTGGGAGGCGCTCCACGGCTCGCAGActcacctcctcacctcctccacccCGTCGCCCTCCTACTCCCCCGCGCTGAGCCACAGCTCCATAGGGGGCCCTCCTTTAGTGCACCACTCCATCCTGCACCACCAGCCCCCCTCAGCCGGAGAGCAGCCCTACGACACACTGAGCCTGGAGAGCTCCGACAGCATGGACACCAGCGTGTCGACGGGGAACAACTCCGCCTGCTCACCTGATAACATGTctag CTTCGGAGGAGTGGACACGCTGAAGATagaggagatggagaaaatGCTGAAGGAGGCACAGCTAGAGAAAGCCAGACTTATTGAATCTCGG GAACGGGAGAGCCACGCTCGCCGtcagatgctggaggaggagaggaggaggagggaggaggcggAGAAGAGACTGCAGGACGAAACTTTCCACCGGCAGCAGCTGGTGGAGAAGGAGGTCAAGATGAGGTCCAAGAACTTCTCTCAG GCCCGTCCTATGACTCGCTACCTGCCCATCAGAAAGGAGGAGTTTGACCTGCGCACCCACGTGGAGACATCGGGTCACAACGTGGAAACCTGCTACCACGTCATCCTCACTGAGAAGATGTGTAAGGGCTACCTGGTCAAGATGGGAGGCAAGATCAAGTCCTGGAAGAAACGCTGGTTTGTCTTCGACCGCCTCAAAAGGACCTTCTCCTACTATGTTG